The following coding sequences lie in one Dunckerocampus dactyliophorus isolate RoL2022-P2 chromosome 4, RoL_Ddac_1.1, whole genome shotgun sequence genomic window:
- the septin5a gene encoding septin 5a isoform X2 encodes MTASIRYKSRIPVKTEDSAEEKQYVGFATLPNQVHRKSVKKGFDFTLMVAGESGMGKSTLVNSLFLTDLYKDRKLLNAEERINQTVEIIKHTVDIEEKGVKLKLTIVDTPGFGDAVNNNECWRAITDYIDQQFEQYFRDESGLNRKNIQDNRVHCCLYFIPPFGHGLRPVDVEFMKALHEKVNIIPLIAKADCLTPSEIKKLKDRIREEIDKFGIKVYQFPECDSDEDEEFKQLDKELKECTPFAVIGSNTVVEARGQRVRGRLYPWGIVEVENQSHCDFVKLRNMLIRSHMHDLKDVTCDVHYENYRAQCIQEMTSKLSQDNRMESPIPILPLSTPDVDTEKLIKMKDEELKRMQEMLTKMQQQMHEKD; translated from the exons ATGACGGCCAGCATCAGATACAAGAGCCGTATTCCGGTCAAAACGG AGGACAGCGCCGAA GAGAAGCAGTATGTGGGCTTCGCAACTCTGCCCAACCAAGTCCACAGGAAGTCGGTGAAGAAAGGCTTCGACTTCACTCTCATGGTGGCAG GCGAGTCGGGCATGGGCAAATCCACATTGGTCAACAGCTTGTTCCTCACAGACCTCTACAAGGACAGGAAGCTGCTGAATGCTGAGG AGCGCATCAACCAGACAGtggagatcatcaaacacacgGTTGACATTGAGGAGAAAGGAGTCAAGCTCAAGCTCACCATCGTGGACACGCCGGGCTTTGGAGACGCCGTCAACAACAATGAGTG CTGGAGGGCCATCACAGACTACATTGATCAGCAGTTTGAGCAGTACTTCCGGGATGAGAGCGGCCTCAACAGGAAGAACATCCAGGACAATCGTGTCCACTGCTGCCTCTACTTCATCCCGCCATTTGGTCACGG GTTGCGTCCAGTGGATGTTGAGTTCATGAAAGCCCTGCATGAAAAGGTGAACATCATCCCGCTCATTGCCAAAGCAGACTGCCTTACTCCCAGCGAGATAAAGAAGCTGAAGGACCGA ATACGAGAGGAAATAGACAAGTTTGGCATCAAAGTCTACCAGTTCCCTGAATGTGACTCTGATGAGGATGAAGAGTTTAAACAGTTGGACAAAGAGCTAAAG gagtgCACCCCCTTTGCCGTGATTGGCAGCAACACAGTGGTGGAGGCTCGAGGGCAGCGAGTGCGAGGGCGACTTTACCCTTGGGGCATCGTTGAAG TGGAGAACCAGTCCCACTGTGACTTTGTCAAGCTGAGAAACATGCTGATCCGCTCGCACATGCACGACCTCAAAGACGTGACCTGCGACGTGCATTATGAAAACTACAGAGCGCAGTGCATACAGGAGATGACCAG TAAACTGTCTCAGGACAACCGTATGGAGAGTCCCATTCCCATCCTGCCGTTGTCTACCCCGGATGTGGACACAGAAAAACTGATAAAAATGAAAGATGAGGAG
- the septin5a gene encoding septin 5a isoform X1 yields MDAIMLQEKLVERLLCPRVRMARQKEKQYVGFATLPNQVHRKSVKKGFDFTLMVAGESGMGKSTLVNSLFLTDLYKDRKLLNAEERINQTVEIIKHTVDIEEKGVKLKLTIVDTPGFGDAVNNNECWRAITDYIDQQFEQYFRDESGLNRKNIQDNRVHCCLYFIPPFGHGLRPVDVEFMKALHEKVNIIPLIAKADCLTPSEIKKLKDRIREEIDKFGIKVYQFPECDSDEDEEFKQLDKELKECTPFAVIGSNTVVEARGQRVRGRLYPWGIVEVENQSHCDFVKLRNMLIRSHMHDLKDVTCDVHYENYRAQCIQEMTSKLSQDNRMESPIPILPLSTPDVDTEKLIKMKDEELKRMQEMLTKMQQQMHEKD; encoded by the exons ATGGATGCCATCATGCTGCAGGAAAAACTGGTTGAAAGGCTGCTGTGCCCACGAGTGAGAATGGCCAGACAGAAG GAGAAGCAGTATGTGGGCTTCGCAACTCTGCCCAACCAAGTCCACAGGAAGTCGGTGAAGAAAGGCTTCGACTTCACTCTCATGGTGGCAG GCGAGTCGGGCATGGGCAAATCCACATTGGTCAACAGCTTGTTCCTCACAGACCTCTACAAGGACAGGAAGCTGCTGAATGCTGAGG AGCGCATCAACCAGACAGtggagatcatcaaacacacgGTTGACATTGAGGAGAAAGGAGTCAAGCTCAAGCTCACCATCGTGGACACGCCGGGCTTTGGAGACGCCGTCAACAACAATGAGTG CTGGAGGGCCATCACAGACTACATTGATCAGCAGTTTGAGCAGTACTTCCGGGATGAGAGCGGCCTCAACAGGAAGAACATCCAGGACAATCGTGTCCACTGCTGCCTCTACTTCATCCCGCCATTTGGTCACGG GTTGCGTCCAGTGGATGTTGAGTTCATGAAAGCCCTGCATGAAAAGGTGAACATCATCCCGCTCATTGCCAAAGCAGACTGCCTTACTCCCAGCGAGATAAAGAAGCTGAAGGACCGA ATACGAGAGGAAATAGACAAGTTTGGCATCAAAGTCTACCAGTTCCCTGAATGTGACTCTGATGAGGATGAAGAGTTTAAACAGTTGGACAAAGAGCTAAAG gagtgCACCCCCTTTGCCGTGATTGGCAGCAACACAGTGGTGGAGGCTCGAGGGCAGCGAGTGCGAGGGCGACTTTACCCTTGGGGCATCGTTGAAG TGGAGAACCAGTCCCACTGTGACTTTGTCAAGCTGAGAAACATGCTGATCCGCTCGCACATGCACGACCTCAAAGACGTGACCTGCGACGTGCATTATGAAAACTACAGAGCGCAGTGCATACAGGAGATGACCAG TAAACTGTCTCAGGACAACCGTATGGAGAGTCCCATTCCCATCCTGCCGTTGTCTACCCCGGATGTGGACACAGAAAAACTGATAAAAATGAAAGATGAGGAG